One Persicobacter psychrovividus DNA window includes the following coding sequences:
- a CDS encoding DUF5686 and carboxypeptidase regulatory-like domain-containing protein: MTYRLLFTFFFFTLVLSASAQQYTLTGQVNDAQGEALPNVTILVIGEKNGTYSNSEGKFELSLAKGSHQVQFQSMGYALNIIPVEMKGDQQLNIVLQEQAITLSGVNINSDAEDPAYYIMRKAIGLAKFYRQQVMSYDMRAYVKGGATVKKIPGMFKMMMDDEDEKKLLDKPLVMESVVDVHYRQPQEYQQKVISYRSSIPDADDQVDPMQFVTTSLYDEKTDIMISPLSRNAFQFYRFKYEGTFEDRGMQVNKIKLSPKRKGQQYYRGYIYIVENAWFIHSTNLVVPTSFGDVHVKQLYAPQNDGVWMPVSLKVDGDISVMGVELVFDYMTSLSNYTVVPDTEIQAQIAHALPKEVAETLVDSPEDTIGTINERTRNIQQLMAKDDLSNKEMRKLQRLVKKEAKKNAPEPPLEIRSQVKVDSLARQRSGDYWNTVRPVPLTIKEQESFTEKDSIVAVTSSPAYKDSVKQAEMKFHAGDVIFGNTYKYPDHRAILRYTGLLDSLQFNTVDGFKLTSGMTFSKETREHEQWELGIAGGYTFARKAPLLKMKFEHHYAPRHFGSYSVEGGKWTSDYNPSTGMHVLENIVSSLFLGDNYLKLYEKNFLHLTHQYEPVNGLMVDVGYRFEDRHVLDNFSSTVFWRGRDERYTANIPVVEDGGADLNFDHQVNIVSVGLKYTPRHRYYFTKKGVKKHVKSKYPTIGAHYRKGFSDKINYDFADLSIEQQFEVGFLGSLTYMVKGSKFLNNDKMSLMDFYYPNTRRFEFIVGQHQNGFRLLPYYLNGTDDYAVEAHLNFNTQRLLLKRLPILNKTLISENISLDYMQNPSLDHYFEVCYGLRQIFMLLSVEAVVGFNKGQYDSWGMKVGLSF; encoded by the coding sequence ATGACCTATCGCCTGCTTTTCACCTTCTTTTTTTTTACGCTGGTTTTATCTGCTTCGGCCCAGCAATATACGCTTACGGGTCAGGTAAACGACGCCCAGGGCGAGGCACTGCCCAATGTAACCATTCTGGTTATTGGCGAAAAGAATGGAACCTATTCTAATAGTGAAGGGAAATTTGAGCTTTCCCTGGCCAAGGGATCGCATCAGGTTCAATTTCAGTCTATGGGCTATGCCCTCAATATTATTCCTGTGGAAATGAAGGGGGATCAGCAACTGAACATTGTATTGCAGGAACAGGCCATTACCCTTTCAGGTGTTAATATCAATTCCGATGCAGAAGATCCTGCCTATTATATTATGCGGAAGGCCATCGGGCTGGCGAAGTTCTACCGTCAGCAGGTGATGTCTTATGATATGCGGGCCTATGTAAAAGGGGGAGCAACGGTCAAGAAAATCCCAGGCATGTTCAAAATGATGATGGATGACGAGGACGAAAAGAAGCTCCTCGATAAACCACTGGTGATGGAATCGGTGGTGGATGTTCATTATCGCCAACCGCAGGAATATCAGCAGAAAGTCATTTCCTACCGCTCGAGCATTCCTGATGCCGACGATCAGGTGGACCCGATGCAGTTTGTAACCACAAGTCTTTATGATGAAAAAACTGACATCATGATTTCCCCACTTTCCCGTAATGCCTTTCAGTTTTACCGCTTCAAATATGAGGGGACTTTTGAGGATCGCGGGATGCAGGTCAATAAAATCAAACTCAGTCCAAAACGAAAAGGGCAGCAATATTATCGGGGCTATATTTATATTGTGGAGAATGCCTGGTTTATTCACAGCACCAATCTAGTGGTGCCAACCTCTTTTGGCGATGTGCACGTGAAGCAACTTTATGCGCCGCAGAATGATGGTGTTTGGATGCCCGTGTCGCTGAAAGTGGATGGCGATATTTCGGTGATGGGGGTTGAGCTCGTCTTTGATTATATGACTTCCCTGAGCAATTACACTGTGGTGCCTGATACCGAAATTCAGGCGCAGATAGCCCATGCGTTGCCCAAAGAGGTGGCAGAAACACTCGTGGATTCTCCAGAGGATACCATAGGGACGATCAATGAACGGACGCGCAATATCCAGCAACTGATGGCCAAAGATGACCTGTCGAACAAGGAGATGCGAAAACTTCAGCGGCTGGTGAAGAAGGAAGCCAAGAAAAATGCGCCAGAGCCACCCCTGGAGATTCGTTCGCAGGTGAAGGTGGATTCCCTGGCACGCCAGCGCTCTGGGGATTACTGGAATACCGTCCGCCCGGTGCCACTGACCATCAAGGAGCAAGAGAGTTTTACGGAAAAGGATTCCATCGTGGCGGTCACCTCGAGCCCTGCCTATAAGGATTCGGTCAAGCAGGCAGAAATGAAATTCCATGCTGGTGATGTTATTTTCGGCAACACCTATAAATACCCAGATCATCGTGCAATACTTCGCTACACAGGCCTGCTGGACAGCCTTCAGTTCAATACTGTGGACGGCTTTAAACTGACATCAGGAATGACTTTCAGTAAGGAAACCAGGGAGCATGAGCAATGGGAATTAGGCATTGCAGGCGGTTATACTTTTGCTCGGAAGGCGCCATTGCTGAAAATGAAATTTGAGCACCATTATGCCCCAAGGCATTTTGGGAGCTATTCGGTTGAAGGAGGGAAGTGGACTTCGGATTACAACCCGTCAACGGGAATGCATGTGTTGGAAAATATCGTCTCCTCCCTTTTTCTCGGGGATAATTACCTGAAATTGTACGAAAAGAATTTCTTGCACTTAACGCATCAGTATGAACCTGTAAATGGGCTGATGGTGGATGTCGGTTACCGTTTTGAAGATCGGCACGTGTTGGATAATTTTTCCTCGACCGTATTTTGGCGTGGTCGTGATGAACGATATACGGCCAATATTCCCGTGGTGGAAGATGGTGGTGCAGATTTGAATTTCGACCATCAGGTGAATATTGTTTCAGTAGGGCTGAAATATACGCCACGACACCGCTACTATTTTACCAAAAAGGGCGTCAAGAAGCACGTCAAGTCCAAATACCCCACCATTGGTGCGCACTACCGCAAAGGCTTTTCCGACAAAATTAATTATGATTTTGCTGACCTGAGCATTGAACAGCAATTTGAGGTGGGCTTTCTGGGGAGCCTGACCTATATGGTCAAGGGGTCGAAATTCCTGAACAATGACAAAATGAGCTTGATGGATTTCTATTATCCCAATACCCGTCGGTTTGAGTTCATTGTTGGGCAGCATCAAAATGGTTTCCGACTGTTGCCTTATTATTTGAACGGGACGGATGATTATGCTGTGGAGGCACACCTGAATTTCAATACCCAGCGCTTGCTTTTGAAGCGGTTACCGATCCTGAACAAAACATTGATCAGTGAAAATATCAGCCTGGATTATATGCAAAACCCATCACTCGATCATTATTTTGAAGTTTGCTATGGGTTACGGCAGATCTTTATGCTCTTATCCGTGGAAGCGGTTGTCGGCTTCAATAAAGGGCAGTATGACAGCTGGGGGATGAAGGTTGGGCTGTCTTTCTAA
- a CDS encoding SprT-like domain-containing protein — protein sequence MNAKEIENHLRPMLPPASAGLVADLWKKDPFSIKITRNRLSKFGDFSYKPAQGAMISLNSTLEPMQFLLTLIHEIAHWHCFRKYGSKRKKIAPHGMEWKRTFQQLMVPFLNHDHFSETALPLVKNYMENPKASSAQNAPLFKALNPHQSSPENMKEVGLFEVGQLTIGDYFIYRKHAYRLDRHLDKNTLAHRVTDQRNYKFNKGAFVQHIKEEKQREAFELLDQQAKNLQAEASADRITVGEIPIGSDFRYQKIRYRKLKDNRTRSVVQQVGTSNHFTFPMEAEVEKIA from the coding sequence ATGAATGCCAAAGAGATCGAAAATCACCTTCGCCCTATGCTCCCGCCAGCCTCTGCAGGCCTTGTTGCTGACCTTTGGAAGAAAGACCCTTTTTCGATCAAAATCACCCGAAACAGGCTGAGTAAGTTTGGTGATTTCAGCTATAAACCTGCCCAGGGAGCCATGATCAGCCTGAATTCCACTTTAGAGCCCATGCAGTTCCTGCTCACCCTGATCCATGAAATTGCCCATTGGCACTGTTTTCGGAAATATGGCAGCAAACGGAAGAAAATTGCCCCGCACGGGATGGAATGGAAACGAACCTTCCAACAATTGATGGTCCCCTTTCTGAACCATGATCACTTTTCGGAAACGGCCCTGCCGCTGGTCAAAAACTATATGGAGAACCCCAAGGCAAGTTCCGCCCAAAACGCTCCCCTTTTCAAGGCGCTCAATCCTCATCAATCATCCCCTGAGAACATGAAGGAGGTGGGGCTTTTTGAAGTCGGTCAGTTGACCATAGGCGACTATTTTATTTATCGCAAACATGCCTACCGCCTCGACCGCCATTTGGACAAAAACACCCTTGCCCACAGGGTCACCGATCAGCGCAATTACAAGTTCAACAAAGGCGCTTTTGTCCAGCATATCAAGGAAGAAAAACAACGGGAGGCCTTTGAGCTTCTGGATCAACAGGCAAAAAACTTGCAAGCCGAAGCCTCCGCTGATCGTATTACCGTAGGCGAAATCCCGATCGGCTCGGATTTCCGCTATCAAAAAATCCGTTACCGCAAGCTGAAAGACAACCGTACGCGAAGTGTCGTTCAGCAGGTTGGAACATCGAATCACTTCACTTTTCCGATGGAGGCCGAAGTAGAAAAAATAGCCTGA
- a CDS encoding DUF3332 domain-containing protein: protein MKKLSTYLMAFFMLSAGLFQTSCYGPFKLTVKLWNWNGQIGDKFINALVFVGLNIIPVYGITAFLDAVIFNSIEFWGGNNPITMGPDETEQRIVQGENSTYAITASQNRFDIEVIAGEHKGETGAFVFSAQEKSWAWETENSSEVLIQMSGDENNPMINMLPQSAHAFTMDYAQLERVKAKGWQAPELVMNK, encoded by the coding sequence ATGAAAAAACTATCCACTTACCTTATGGCATTTTTTATGCTGAGCGCAGGATTATTTCAAACCAGCTGTTACGGCCCTTTCAAGCTGACCGTAAAATTATGGAACTGGAATGGTCAGATTGGCGATAAATTTATCAATGCCTTGGTTTTTGTAGGCCTGAACATCATTCCTGTTTATGGCATCACCGCATTTTTGGATGCAGTCATTTTCAACTCTATTGAATTTTGGGGTGGCAACAATCCCATCACTATGGGACCTGATGAAACAGAACAACGAATTGTTCAAGGGGAAAATAGCACTTACGCCATCACGGCTTCCCAAAACCGCTTTGATATTGAAGTAATTGCAGGTGAACATAAGGGCGAAACGGGTGCTTTTGTTTTCTCGGCACAGGAAAAATCCTGGGCATGGGAAACAGAAAATTCTTCGGAGGTTTTGATTCAGATGTCGGGCGACGAAAATAATCCGATGATCAATATGCTTCCTCAATCAGCACACGCTTTCACGATGGATTACGCGCAATTGGAACGTGTAAAAGCAAAAGGATGGCAAGCTCCTGAACTTGTGATGAACAAATAA
- a CDS encoding DUF2911 domain-containing protein: protein MKKIILASLMVILCTIAFQVQAQQALKPRVSPLAAVTMKNHDSYVKITYGRPNKRGRELFGTLVPYGKVWRTGANEATEITLTGDVRVGGKILKAGTYSVFTVPNEKEWTIIFNNDLGQWGAYDYNENNDVLRVTAKVEQLDQVYEPFTMEFENKEDGKANWLIIWDKTKVVIPVEFAW, encoded by the coding sequence ATGAAAAAAATTATATTAGCGAGCTTAATGGTGATTTTATGCACGATAGCCTTTCAGGTACAGGCGCAACAGGCCCTAAAGCCTCGAGTGAGTCCCTTGGCGGCGGTGACCATGAAAAATCATGACAGCTATGTGAAGATCACTTACGGAAGGCCAAATAAACGCGGCCGGGAACTGTTTGGCACGCTGGTGCCTTATGGTAAAGTCTGGAGGACGGGAGCCAATGAAGCTACAGAAATCACCCTTACGGGGGATGTGCGTGTTGGCGGAAAAATCCTTAAAGCGGGCACCTATTCGGTGTTTACTGTGCCTAATGAAAAAGAATGGACCATCATTTTTAATAATGACCTTGGGCAATGGGGCGCTTATGATTATAACGAAAACAATGATGTCCTTCGGGTTACGGCTAAGGTAGAACAGCTCGATCAGGTGTATGAGCCTTTTACCATGGAGTTTGAAAACAAAGAGGATGGCAAAGCCAACTGGTTGATCATTTGGGATAAAACCAAGGTGGTGATTCCCGTGGAATTTGCCTGGTAA
- a CDS encoding dCMP deaminase family protein, with product MSRPNFDDIYMELALNIARRSHCIKKHVGAVLAKDTRIISIGYNGPPAGTHNCDEEYPTTGCASDSKGSCSLAIHAEQNAILYAVKNKTDVEGSTLYVTLAPCLACARIIYSSGIKEVYYYKSYAEYKGLPSDEGVDFLRKFGVKVEKYTTQRFEDKERLDSLI from the coding sequence ATGAGCAGACCGAATTTTGACGATATTTACATGGAGCTCGCGCTGAATATCGCACGACGATCCCACTGTATCAAGAAGCATGTTGGTGCAGTATTGGCCAAAGACACCCGAATTATTTCCATCGGTTATAATGGGCCTCCAGCAGGCACACACAACTGTGATGAAGAATACCCAACAACAGGATGCGCAAGTGATTCCAAGGGAAGTTGTTCATTGGCCATCCATGCCGAACAAAACGCAATTCTGTATGCGGTAAAAAATAAAACAGACGTTGAAGGCAGTACGCTCTACGTTACCCTTGCCCCTTGTTTGGCCTGCGCGCGCATCATTTACAGCTCTGGCATCAAGGAGGTGTATTATTACAAATCATATGCTGAATACAAAGGACTGCCTTCAGATGAAGGCGTGGATTTCCTGCGTAAGTTTGGCGTGAAAGTCGAAAAATACACCACCCAACGATTTGAAGATAAAGAACGATTGGATTCGTTGATTTAA
- a CDS encoding BspA family leucine-rich repeat surface protein, translating to MRFLFLLLSLLGLQMVAPWHACAEEERPFIITVNIPEDSKDFFVRIKGDVNGSGASDYTIDWGDGNTTKGGSSSEEEVSHTYAEAGEYQVSMSGKLPHITFSVFFGQASEVRKNNAAKVLFLDAWGTNQWYSASFMFNFARNIQGRNTDVPDFSLVSDMRYMFRGAKSFNGDLNSWDVSNVTDMSSMFFGANSFNGDLSDWDVGNVADMSYMFCEATIFNDDLSNWDVSNVKNMSLLFSRAINFNGDLSNWDVGNVTRMSSMFFGANSFNGDLSSWDVGNVTSVYQMFRSADSFNGDLSSWDVSSVTNMSAMFCWARNFNSDLSSWDVGNVTSMYQMFSVAPSFNSDLSSWDVGNVTNMYQMFNSASSFNSDLSSWDVGNVTNMSQMFDYAMSFNSDLSSWDVSNVTDMSRMFYSAISFNSDLSSWDVSKVESMEGMFSWTNNFAAGNYDELLYAWSQLPLQSNVVFRAPAYYCNEADYALREKLISEKGWTITESTQNCSALVRFNTLGGNPASLVDQYAGQKDQLVRVPQVVPEKDGQPCVGWATSNDGGQTLDFAWDFMKDQAVENMTLYAKYDYQIWASATGGATIFEDQVTLTPGDSYTFTVNVPEGKSVLYWSVNGVRQSVQGNSFTIENIQADHRLKAVVGNADDFIVTVKIPEDSKDFYVKIHGNVNESGASDYTIDWGDGNITTGGSDAIETIDHTYESAGEYQVSISGKLPQMTFSGFGEWLNSSDSENAEKVISLDSWGNNQWYSLANLFYGAGNFIYNTDAVPDLTHVTTMRNTFREAGLFNADLNAWDVSNVELMIWTFRGARSFTGNISDWDVSNVTHMGGLFSDCPFNGDLSRWDVSQVTSMGNMFSLNSQFNQNIGGWDVSKVTDMERMFDRATVFNQNLNAWDVSQVTKMNSMFEQATSFDGDISSWNVGHVTDMNAMFYDARSFNSDISSWDVSNVTNMSSMFRAARSFNGDVSSWDVSQVTDMNSMFRSAYIFDSDVSSWDVRHVTDMNALFGHAYAFDSDVSSWDVSNVTNMNSMFEGARLFNGDVSSWDVSSVRYMQYMFYDAYPFNGDLSTWELSSLESASRFIQNTSLTDEDYERMLISWSEQQLPAGVVLEVDLAYCSVEAFEAHEKLAAKGWDLRDGGRSCDFDQETAAVKPQGDGTEGTPYLISNLAELRWLSEGISGGMTDEERWAGKYYKVTNIIDAIETQQWNDGLGLMPIGNTTTAFTGVFDGQSNDIFSLRINDNQHDDIGFFGKVDGATIKNVTLTDLSIAGKEKVGLIASARNSQIENIHIQGDVEGVDYTGAIVGFLSNSKVATADLQVNVKGANSVGGAVGYANYIFGLGGYDTDIRNIAIKGKVEGTEYVGGLVGDAMGANIVNSYSLAEVNGGSNVGGIVAQNNTGRTAHVYAAGKINASGSNVGGVIGVETVGLLVENVYWDKEVTGKTSSAGSSENAGLATADFATSSNFKSWDFDALWAIGIEGNQKRPFFQRNLLAVNVSTDGNGSVEGNDYLVRKGGSISLKAVPNENYVVDQVTVNGEPIFVGEQGSFVVANVQAAVKVEVAFKLRTYQVTATVNEGATISPEVVDVTHGSDQSFTLTLDPGYQLKHWILRDVVGSIQDETSTTFVLKNVQKSYLKVEAVVEPAIYTLMVTQARFGTISPETTNLSYGESQTFTITPVENGGIEDVLVDGKSVGAVETYTFEAVDADHEITAIFTRILSNDQQVGIHVYPNPVQEHLHFAGLSKQATVQFVDAMGRIVLKTVVAPNASTVDVSPLGTGLYQVMLDGQVIEKLLKE from the coding sequence ATGAGATTTTTATTTCTACTATTGAGCCTGTTGGGGCTCCAAATGGTGGCGCCATGGCACGCCTGTGCCGAAGAAGAGCGCCCTTTTATCATTACTGTCAATATTCCCGAAGACAGCAAGGATTTTTTTGTGAGAATCAAAGGGGATGTCAATGGCTCAGGTGCCAGTGATTATACCATTGATTGGGGGGACGGTAATACGACCAAAGGAGGAAGCAGTTCAGAGGAAGAGGTAAGTCATACCTATGCTGAAGCAGGGGAGTATCAAGTGAGTATGAGTGGGAAGTTGCCTCATATTACTTTTTCAGTATTTTTTGGGCAAGCATCAGAAGTGAGAAAAAATAATGCAGCAAAGGTTTTGTTTTTAGACGCTTGGGGAACAAATCAATGGTACAGTGCAAGTTTCATGTTTAATTTTGCAAGGAATATACAGGGGAGAAATACTGATGTCCCTGACTTTTCTCTGGTAAGTGACATGAGATATATGTTTCGTGGTGCCAAGAGTTTCAATGGTGATCTGAATAGTTGGGATGTTAGTAATGTAACGGATATGTCATCTATGTTCTTTGGCGCCAACAGCTTCAATGGTGATTTAAGTGATTGGGATGTAGGTAACGTAGCAGATATGTCTTATATGTTTTGTGAGGCAACTATTTTCAATGATGATTTAAGTAATTGGGACGTAAGCAATGTAAAGAACATGTCACTGCTGTTTAGTAGAGCGATTAATTTCAATGGTGATTTAAGTAATTGGGATGTTGGAAATGTGACAAGAATGTCATCTATGTTCTTTGGCGCCAACAGTTTCAATGGTGATTTGAGTTCTTGGGATGTTGGAAATGTGACAAGTGTGTATCAGATGTTTAGAAGTGCCGACAGTTTCAATGGTGACTTGAGTTCTTGGGATGTCAGTAGTGTTACAAATATGTCCGCTATGTTTTGTTGGGCTCGGAACTTTAACAGTGATTTGAGTAGTTGGGACGTCGGTAATGTGACAAGTATGTATCAGATGTTTTCTGTTGCTCCGAGTTTCAACAGTGATTTGAGTAGTTGGGACGTCGGTAATGTAACGAATATGTATCAGATGTTTAATTCTGCTTCGAGTTTCAATAGTGATTTGAGTTCTTGGGATGTCGGTAATGTAACGAATATGTCTCAAATGTTTGATTATGCCATGAGTTTCAATAGTGATTTGAGTAGCTGGGATGTAAGTAATGTGACTGATATGTCTCGCATGTTTTATTCTGCGATCAGTTTCAATAGCGATTTGAGTAGTTGGGATGTGAGCAAAGTGGAGAGTATGGAGGGGATGTTTTCTTGGACAAATAACTTTGCTGCGGGGAATTACGATGAATTGCTTTATGCCTGGTCTCAATTACCGCTACAATCCAATGTGGTGTTTAGAGCACCGGCCTATTACTGTAATGAAGCAGATTATGCCTTACGTGAAAAGCTTATCAGTGAGAAAGGCTGGACAATCACTGAAAGTACACAAAACTGTAGTGCATTGGTGAGGTTCAATACCCTTGGCGGTAATCCAGCTTCCTTGGTTGATCAATATGCTGGCCAAAAGGATCAGTTGGTAAGGGTACCTCAGGTTGTTCCTGAAAAAGACGGACAGCCTTGTGTAGGTTGGGCAACAAGTAATGATGGCGGACAGACATTGGATTTCGCATGGGATTTTATGAAAGATCAGGCAGTGGAAAACATGACCCTTTATGCCAAATATGATTATCAGATTTGGGCATCGGCCACTGGAGGAGCGACAATTTTTGAAGATCAAGTGACTCTTACTCCAGGCGATTCTTATACTTTCACGGTCAATGTCCCTGAAGGTAAATCGGTGCTTTATTGGTCGGTGAATGGGGTTCGTCAGTCCGTTCAAGGCAACAGTTTTACCATTGAAAATATTCAGGCTGACCATCGATTGAAAGCTGTCGTGGGCAATGCGGATGATTTTATAGTTACCGTTAAAATCCCAGAAGATAGCAAAGACTTTTATGTAAAAATCCATGGGAATGTTAATGAATCGGGAGCGAGTGATTACACGATTGATTGGGGAGATGGGAATATTACGACGGGAGGAAGTGATGCTATCGAAACAATTGATCATACATATGAATCGGCGGGGGAATACCAAGTAAGTATTAGTGGGAAATTACCACAAATGACGTTTTCGGGTTTTGGAGAATGGTTAAATTCCAGTGATTCGGAAAATGCTGAAAAAGTCATCAGTTTGGACTCCTGGGGAAATAATCAATGGTATAGTTTAGCTAATCTTTTTTATGGTGCCGGAAACTTTATCTATAATACTGACGCTGTTCCGGATTTGACGCATGTAACCACCATGAGAAATACATTCAGGGAAGCAGGGCTGTTTAATGCAGACCTGAATGCCTGGGACGTGAGTAATGTCGAATTGATGATTTGGACTTTTAGGGGGGCAAGATCTTTTACGGGCAATATCAGTGATTGGGACGTGAGTAATGTGACTCATATGGGAGGACTGTTTTCAGACTGTCCTTTTAATGGAGACCTTAGTCGTTGGGATGTGAGTCAGGTGACGAGCATGGGAAATATGTTTTCACTCAATAGTCAATTTAATCAAAATATTGGAGGTTGGGATGTGAGCAAGGTAACGGATATGGAGCGGATGTTCGATCGAGCCACGGTATTTAATCAAAATTTGAATGCCTGGGATGTGAGTCAGGTAACAAAAATGAATAGTATGTTTGAGCAGGCAACATCTTTTGACGGTGATATCTCCTCTTGGAATGTTGGTCATGTAACGGATATGAATGCTATGTTTTATGATGCCCGTTCATTCAACAGTGATATCTCCTCTTGGGATGTGAGTAATGTGACGAATATGAGTTCAATGTTTCGTGCTGCTCGCTCTTTTAATGGAGATGTTTCCTCTTGGGATGTGAGTCAGGTAACGGATATGAACTCAATGTTTCGCAGTGCCTATATCTTTGATAGTGATGTTTCTTCCTGGGATGTGAGACATGTAACGGATATGAATGCTTTGTTTGGGCATGCCTATGCCTTTGATAGTGATGTTTCTTCCTGGGATGTGAGTAATGTGACGAATATGAACTCTATGTTTGAGGGAGCCAGATTATTCAATGGAGATGTTTCCTCTTGGGATGTTAGTAGTGTGCGGTATATGCAATATATGTTTTATGATGCTTACCCTTTTAATGGCGATTTAAGTACATGGGAGTTGTCGAGTTTGGAGTCGGCTTCTCGTTTTATTCAAAATACCTCATTGACCGATGAAGACTATGAGCGAATGTTGATCTCTTGGAGTGAACAACAACTACCTGCAGGTGTGGTGTTAGAAGTTGATTTGGCTTATTGTTCTGTTGAGGCATTTGAAGCTCATGAAAAATTAGCCGCTAAAGGCTGGGATCTAAGGGATGGCGGAAGAAGCTGTGATTTTGATCAGGAGACCGCAGCGGTCAAACCGCAGGGTGATGGTACGGAAGGAACTCCCTATTTGATTTCGAATCTGGCAGAACTCCGTTGGCTGTCTGAAGGTATTTCGGGTGGTATGACCGATGAAGAACGCTGGGCAGGTAAATACTATAAGGTAACGAATATTATTGATGCCATAGAAACTCAACAATGGAATGACGGTTTGGGCCTTATGCCAATTGGAAATACCACAACAGCCTTTACAGGGGTATTTGATGGTCAATCCAACGATATTTTCAGTTTGCGAATAAATGATAATCAGCATGATGATATTGGGTTCTTTGGAAAGGTGGATGGCGCCACCATCAAGAATGTAACATTGACAGACCTTTCGATTGCAGGTAAAGAGAAAGTCGGTCTGATCGCTTCTGCCCGAAACTCACAAATAGAGAATATTCATATTCAGGGAGACGTTGAGGGAGTAGATTATACAGGAGCAATAGTAGGTTTCCTATCCAATAGTAAAGTAGCTACGGCTGATCTTCAGGTGAATGTGAAAGGGGCTAATTCAGTTGGTGGTGCTGTTGGGTATGCCAACTATATATTTGGCTTGGGTGGATACGATACTGATATCCGGAATATAGCCATAAAAGGAAAGGTTGAAGGCACTGAATATGTTGGTGGTTTGGTCGGAGATGCCATGGGAGCCAATATTGTGAATAGTTATAGTTTGGCAGAAGTAAATGGTGGTTCGAATGTCGGTGGGATCGTAGCGCAAAATAACACCGGACGTACAGCTCATGTTTATGCTGCGGGAAAAATAAATGCCAGCGGTTCGAATGTCGGCGGTGTGATAGGCGTCGAGACGGTCGGTTTATTGGTAGAGAATGTGTACTGGGACAAAGAGGTGACAGGTAAAACATCTTCTGCCGGTTCGAGTGAAAATGCAGGCTTGGCTACTGCTGATTTTGCAACTTCTTCAAATTTCAAGAGTTGGGATTTTGATGCCTTGTGGGCAATCGGTATTGAGGGTAACCAAAAGCGGCCATTTTTTCAGCGTAATTTATTGGCTGTAAATGTTAGCACCGATGGAAATGGAAGCGTGGAAGGCAATGATTACTTGGTGAGAAAAGGCGGGAGTATTTCGCTAAAAGCCGTTCCTAATGAAAATTATGTGGTAGATCAGGTGACAGTTAATGGAGAACCGATTTTTGTAGGTGAGCAAGGTTCGTTTGTTGTCGCAAACGTTCAGGCAGCGGTTAAGGTAGAGGTTGCTTTCAAGTTGAGAACCTATCAGGTAACTGCGACAGTGAATGAAGGGGCAACGATTAGTCCAGAAGTAGTTGATGTAACCCATGGGAGTGATCAATCTTTTACCCTTACCCTTGACCCTGGCTATCAATTGAAACATTGGATTCTTCGTGATGTTGTTGGATCTATTCAAGATGAAACATCAACCACCTTTGTCTTGAAGAATGTGCAAAAAAGTTATTTAAAAGTGGAAGCCGTAGTAGAACCTGCTATTTATACCCTTATGGTAACACAAGCTCGTTTTGGAACGATCTCTCCTGAAACCACTAACCTGAGTTATGGAGAGAGTCAAACCTTTACCATTACTCCTGTTGAAAATGGAGGCATCGAAGACGTCTTAGTCGATGGCAAATCCGTTGGTGCGGTAGAAACCTACACCTTCGAGGCCGTGGACGCAGACCATGAAATCACGGCGATCTTTACCCGTATTTTGTCGAATGATCAGCAGGTGGGCATTCATGTTTATCCAAACCCTGTTCAAGAGCACCTTCATTTCGCAGGGCTGAGCAAGCAGGCAACGGTTCAGTTCGTTGATGCCATGGGACGCATTGTTTTGAAAACAGTGGTTGCGCCAAACGCCTCAACGGTTGATGTCAGTCCATTGGGAACAGGTTTGTACCAGGTGATGTTGGACGGACAGGTCATCGAGAAATTATTGAAAGAATAA
- a CDS encoding transposase, which yields MKKLEDIHLLNNWLDDNKKYSEEFRALCLKLIDEYDGNISHVAQVTHVSESSLKSWRRAWLEKKRTS from the coding sequence ATGAAAAAGCTTGAAGACATCCATTTATTGAACAATTGGCTCGATGATAACAAGAAGTACTCTGAAGAATTCCGTGCATTATGCCTCAAACTGATTGACGAGTATGATGGAAATATTTCACACGTAGCCCAAGTTACTCATGTCTCAGAGAGTAGTTTGAAAAGCTGGAGGAGAGCATGGCTCGAAAAAAAACGGACGTCCTGA